The Ipomoea triloba cultivar NCNSP0323 chromosome 4, ASM357664v1 DNA segment GAAGAATCTTCTAACCCCTCGAAATGGAGCTTGAACCTCACTGATGAGCTTGAGGTCTCTTCTGAAACTGTAGCCAATATCTTCCCCACCTAGCTTCGCCTGAAGGTAAAGTCAAAAGACTAATTGATATTGTATTCAATGCAACATAATGAAGTTGTATTGCAGACCTTGGAGTTCCTTCTATATTACATATAAGGGTGAGTCGGTGACCAACACTTGAAATTGTAACTCATGTAATTCAAACGGAAATTTGAGATGCAGAGAAGCTGAGAAAATTCAGAAACACAGGTAAGCCTTAAACAACAGACCTCTTCCTGCAATTCCTTAAATTCAGGAGATGCTCTGAAGGAAGCCAAGTCGGGGTCATTGAGGATAGTGCCAAACTTGAGATTATATTCTCTCAAAGCAAGGCGCAAACAATCAGCTGCTTTCTTACCTTCCGCTCTTCCTCAAAATACAAACAAGAAAATAAGACCCCAATTGCAATGCTCAACGGAAGATAAACTGCTTAATACAGCAGTGAGAAAGCAAAATCGAAACTTACCTGTATGCATGACAACAAGCCTTGTTATAAAGTGCAGCTTGAGCTTCTATAGGGTTGGGCTCTAAAGTAAGTGCTTTGTCAAACTGCTCCAGAGCATCTTTCACCTGAAAATTTATAACAGGTAAATACACAGTGATCCTATTATGGTGAAAATAATGGAGTAAAAATCAAATTCTCCCTTCAGTTCTTGTATGATCAAAAGTGACACAGCACCACAAGCCGGTCAAGTTGGTTAGACTGTTGACTTGCTAACTACagggttacaagtttgactctcaaGTGGGGGGCTGGGCATTGgcgccttcttggtttgaactggTAAATTACGGGCAACCTGACTAGTTTAACTCCTTATGGTCCTTTTGACAGCTAAAATCACAATGCTAGATTTACACGATTTCACTcaagtcattaaaaaaaaaagtgatacaACAGCACCCAATTCTGTTGAGAATGAATTTATTGATCAGCCCGCCTTCTAACTGATCAGCATACATTGCATCGAGCAAAATTTAACCTACTTGAATTTATATTGAATCCAACGAATCATATAACAGTAGCACGAATCTAAATCACTTGGGAtattaatgataaaaaaaaaatgataatattcacaaaatcaaagTATTGGAATAGAAACACTTGACGAGAAGCTGAAAGAAGCACGTACCCGTCCTTTAGAAAAGAGGGAAAGACCTAAGTTGACGCATGACTCAGCTGTGGCAGCGGAGGCACTGACTTCCGGAGACGACGGCGAAGGAGGCGGCGAAGTGGAAGGAGAAGAGCAAGAGACCTGGAAAAGGCCCGATTTTCCCGGAGAAGTGAGCAGCCATGCTTTTGGTCTCCTTACTGTCAGTGCCTTTCTTGATAACGGAGAGACGAAAGAGAAATGGCggaagtggtggtggtggagggcCGCGGCCATGAAGAAGATTTCATGAGCAACCACAGTGCTTCGGTTTATCCAGACCGCAACTTCAGTATTTTGTGGCCTTGGCACCGTTTCACACTTGTGgtctcaaaaattaaaaaatgctcaaaattgaagttaagaaattctttttattaaatatatatatattttttgaaattattaaatatacggagtatatgttttTGAAAAATACATTTTCATATCAATGTGTGCCTCTTCCATCGTCAATGTTTCACATCCGAATGCTTCATCTTTTTTACACTGAATTGAAGTTTAATGTTAgcaaaaactttaaaattttaaagtagaaatatccaaatttaAATCTTGTAAATAAAGTAAATTTCCTCTGAATGACTTTAGACTTATTACTAAATTacccccacaaaaaaaaaaaaaaagcctattGCCATTTTCATGTAAGACTCTGGGCAAAGGGATGATGTGAAAGCCAAATTATATTTGCATACAGAATCAGTTCTTACTAAAGAGCTTTTTAGCAGCACTCACAAACGTAAACTATGGTATTGAACTATTGAAGCTGTTGGTGTGAAGAAAGTTATACTATGTAGGCATTTAAGACTTTGTCCAACCATAGGCTTTATTCATTGAGCTTTCAAGAAAAGGTTGATAAACTTCAACTTAGACAGTGCCTTAAAATCCAACAAAACAACAAGGCTACTTCTCAATAACTCGTTTAGCTCCATCCAATGTATTCTTCAGAAGCATTGCGACTGTTAGTGGCCCGACGCCACCAGGAACTGGAGTTATGCATCCAGCTACCTTGGACGCTTCCTGAAAATCGACATCACCCACGAGCCTATAACCCGATTTCTTAGTTGGATCGTCTACAGCATTGGTTCCGACATCAATCACAGCAGCTCCGGGTTTAATCCAGCTTCCTTTGATCTGGAAAAAGGTATTAACTGTGTTAGGAACCAAAAACGTAGAGCTGCAGCCAGGTATCCAAGCATGGGATATTGGGATTTCGAAAGGAGAGGATAAGGGTGTAATCAGATGTCCTATTTTACCATCATTGGCTGTCCTGCTGCTGCAATAACAATGTCTGCTTCACGAATGAAGTTCTCTGGATCCTTAGTGCGTGAATGGACTATAGTGACAGTTGCATCTTCCTTCAGAAGTAGCAACGAAACTGGCAATCCAACAATGTTGCTTCGACCAACCACAACTGCCTTCTTCCCTTTTATGGTTACACCACTTCGGAATAGAAGTTCAAGGCAACCCTGTGTGCAACGCAGAACATCTTCAGATAAAAATTCCTAAAGAATTGCAAATTATATACTACTAGagttcataaacatttttaaaaatgcgTGGATATTATTAGGGATGGCTAATGAATTATTTCAAGTCAGGGATACTGCCTTTGGGGTGCATGGAAGGAACAAAGGATCTCGGCCTTTCATTGCAAGCTTGCCAATGTTTAGAGGATGAAAGCCATCTACATCCTTCTCCAGGCTGATTTCGCCTAatactttttcttcatttatatGTTTTGGTAGCGGAAGCTGCACCAATATACCTGTGAAAATGCACTGCACCAAGtcatacattatacatatatttttatacatgagTGGTTGATATTCTCCTTCTGACCAACACATG contains these protein-coding regions:
- the LOC116016273 gene encoding bifunctional protein FolD 2; the encoded protein is MSSGSDHQATVIDGKAIAQTIRSEIASEIKVMSEKYGQVPGLAVVIVGNRKDSQSYVNMKRKSCAEVGIKSFDINLPEDVPEAELISKVHELNANPDVHGILVQLPLPKHINEEKVLGEISLEKDVDGFHPLNIGKLAMKGRDPLFLPCTPKGCLELLFRSGVTIKGKKAVVVGRSNIVGLPVSLLLLKEDATVTIVHSRTKDPENFIREADIVIAAAGQPMMIKGSWIKPGAAVIDVGTNAVDDPTKKSGYRLVGDVDFQEASKVAGCITPVPGGVGPLTVAMLLKNTLDGAKRVIEK